One region of Estrella lausannensis genomic DNA includes:
- a CDS encoding tRNA (mnm(5)s(2)U34)-methyltransferase: protein MYSAFPLFNTACDLAHSLWKPLIKEGDTLIDATMGNGHDTLFLAKLLLGFSQGTLHSFDIQEKAVEKTKLLLESTLPSHEGRVHLHLESHDNMECHVKDPVKLIVYNLGYLPGGDKTITTEVDSTLKSIDMGMRMLDKGGVLSITCYPGHEEGLREEQALSQLFQKWPPDHVSVSHFRLLNRRKAPSLIIVQKAI from the coding sequence ATGTACTCCGCATTCCCTCTGTTCAATACTGCCTGCGATCTGGCGCACTCCCTTTGGAAGCCCTTGATTAAAGAAGGAGATACTTTAATCGATGCCACGATGGGCAATGGCCACGATACTCTGTTTTTGGCTAAACTCCTGCTAGGGTTTTCGCAAGGGACGCTCCACAGCTTTGACATTCAAGAGAAAGCAGTCGAAAAGACCAAACTTCTTCTGGAATCCACGCTTCCATCTCACGAGGGGCGCGTCCATCTACACCTTGAAAGTCACGATAACATGGAGTGCCATGTTAAAGATCCGGTGAAACTGATCGTCTATAACCTGGGGTATTTACCGGGTGGAGATAAGACGATCACAACCGAGGTCGACTCGACTTTGAAGAGCATTGATATGGGGATGCGAATGCTGGATAAGGGAGGAGTGCTTTCGATCACCTGTTATCCGGGGCACGAAGAAGGGTTGCGGGAAGAGCAGGCTCTCTCGCAGCTCTTTCAAAAGTGGCCGCCCGATCATGTCAGCGTCTCTCACTTCCGGCTGCTGAACAGACGAAAAGCACCCAGCCTGATTATCGTTCAGAAGGCAATTTAG